CGGCTGCGCAACGGGCGCGCGGCCTTTGCCGCCCGGCGCGACACCCTGCGCGCGATCGAGCGGCGCTACGGCGTCGAGGCCGAGGTGGTCACCGCGATCTGGGGGCTGGAGAGCGCCTATGGCAGCTACCGGGGCGCGACGCCCACGCTGTCGGCCATGGCGACCCTGGCCTATGAGGGGCGGCGGGCGGCGTTTTTCGAAGACCAGCTGATCGCGGCGCTTAAGATCCTGCAAGACGGCGATACCACGCCGGGGCGCATGACCGGCTCCTGGGCGGGGGCGATGGGGCATACGCAGTTCATGCCCACGAGTTACCTGGACTACGCGGTGGATTTCACCGGCGACGGGCGGCGCGATATCTGGGGCGAGGATCCGACCGATGCGCTGGCCTCGACCGCCGCGTATCTTGAGGCGTTCGGCTGGACCAGGGGGCAGCCCTGGGGGGTGGAGGTGCGCCTGCCGGCCGGGTTCGATTACAGCCTGACGGGCGAGAAGGTGAAGCGCAGCCCGGCGGACTGGGCGCGGCTGGGGGTGCTGGACATGGACGGGCGCGCGGTGCCGAACCATGGGCGGGCGTCGATCCTGCTGCCGGCCGGGGCGCGGGGCGCGGCCTTCATGATCTTCGACAATTTCCACGTGATCGAGCGCTACAACACCGCCGATGCCTATGTCATCGCGGTGGGGGTTCTGAGCGACCGGATCGCGGGCGGGCAAGGCATCCGCGCGGACTGGCCCCGGGGGGATCGCGCGCTGTCCTTCACCGAAAAGAAGGAGATGCAGCGCCTGCTGGGCCGGGCCGGGTTCGACACCGGCAAGGTGGACGGGATCATCGGGCCGAACACCATCGACGCGGTGCGCCGCTACCAGGCCAGCATCGGGGTGGTGCCGGACGGGTATGCCTCGCTCGACATCCTGCGGCGCTTGCGGTGATCCAACGGCGCGCCTGCGGCGCAAAACATCTCGGCTAGGGCGCGCGGCCTGCTCCGGAGGCGTGTTGCACAGATGAAGGGGGTGGCGGGTCAGCGGGCGTGTTCCGGCTGGGCCTGCCGCGCATGAGCGAAGAGGGCCGTAGCGAGGATCAGCACCTGCGCGCAGGCCACGCCCCCCAGCAGCCGCTCGTAGCCGCCATCCACATCCGTGGGCAGCAGGAAGAAGACCGGCGACATCACCGCCCAGAGCAGGCCCGTCCCGATCAGCGCCGGGCGGCTCCAGGGCAGCAGCCGGGCCGCCCGGGGCGCGAGGCAGAGCGGCATCGCGGTGAACAGGACCCCCAGCCCGTAGACGAGGTATTCGTGGATCACCACGCCCTCGGCATCGCCGTCGCCATACTCGTTGCGCGCGCCCACCACCACGATCGTCGCCGCCAGGACCGCGAGGCAGAGCGTGCCCGCGGACCACGCAAGCCCCCCCTGGTGGACATGGGCGCAGGCCAGGGCCAGGGCAAACAGCCCCGCCGCGAAGCCGTAGAGGGCCACATCCATGATGATCTCGCCACGTCCGGCGGCAAGATCGCTGATTGTGTCGGCCATGGGGTCATGGGCGGGCACAAAGAGCGGGCCGATCACCGTCCCGGTCAGCAGGGCGCCGACGCCGATCACGCCGATCCAGGCGAGCAGGGCAAGAAAGCCGGGTTGCCGCGCCAAGGCGGCATGGGGGGTGTGTGCGGACATGGGCTGCCAACGCCCCGGGGGCCGGTTGGTTCCCAAGGGGGGGGGCGCTGCCCCCGCCGGCGCGGGGCGCGGCCTCCCCCGGAGTATTTCGGCAAGGATGAAGGGGGGCGGCGGATCGGTCATCCGGCGTCGCGGGCGGGCGGTCCGCAGGGGTGCCGGTCAGGCGATCTCCACCGTGAACATCATGCCGTTATCCTCGTGATAGAGGCTGTGACAGTGGAAGACGAATTCCCCGGTGAAATCGACCTGGTAGCTGAGCGCGGCCACCCGGCGCCCGGTGAGCGGTGTGGCGGTCGCGTCGTTCCCGGCGTCGAAATAGACCGTGTCGCGCCAGATCGGCAGCAGGTAGGGGATGAAGCTGGTGATCGCCT
The Dinoroseobacter shibae DFL 12 = DSM 16493 genome window above contains:
- a CDS encoding lytic murein transglycosylase produces the protein MIRATLAALSVAITLPVAAMATPLAQSPHPTARPGAVVQAVALPARFEAWIGAFERRARAAGIRPATFRAAFAGVDYLPDVIRRDRSQAEFTKQIWEYLDSAVSDARLRNGRAAFAARRDTLRAIERRYGVEAEVVTAIWGLESAYGSYRGATPTLSAMATLAYEGRRAAFFEDQLIAALKILQDGDTTPGRMTGSWAGAMGHTQFMPTSYLDYAVDFTGDGRRDIWGEDPTDALASTAAYLEAFGWTRGQPWGVEVRLPAGFDYSLTGEKVKRSPADWARLGVLDMDGRAVPNHGRASILLPAGARGAAFMIFDNFHVIERYNTADAYVIAVGVLSDRIAGGQGIRADWPRGDRALSFTEKKEMQRLLGRAGFDTGKVDGIIGPNTIDAVRRYQASIGVVPDGYASLDILRRLR
- a CDS encoding DUF998 domain-containing protein → MSAHTPHAALARQPGFLALLAWIGVIGVGALLTGTVIGPLFVPAHDPMADTISDLAAGRGEIIMDVALYGFAAGLFALALACAHVHQGGLAWSAGTLCLAVLAATIVVVGARNEYGDGDAEGVVIHEYLVYGLGVLFTAMPLCLAPRAARLLPWSRPALIGTGLLWAVMSPVFFLLPTDVDGGYERLLGGVACAQVLILATALFAHARQAQPEHAR